In a single window of the Microscilla marina ATCC 23134 genome:
- a CDS encoding sensor histidine kinase, with amino-acid sequence MHTQLYAQHPPAWQITDEDGLPSMEVYGVYQDTKGYIWFATELGVCRYDGNSFKTYPTPTARSKGMSNLREDKRGRIWFMNFSNQVFYIEKGQAKELKIPKHIKIYRVQEVQVNIKNSKVYIQDSHQILEYNPANQQWQTFQLDPKLSTITGLTQDNYANMWYLEGGRVLWKHPHNGKPVKVKRMPAFFGEKMMFLGDLWGMGKRGDEIRRVKNGKIEAAFSQHHSQLKDLVITRFKRDREGNYWILGFNGGYCFTADFKPFRGGLHLFEGTVVSDVLQDREGNYWFTTLRSGVYFMPSKEVLYYNEDNSALEDKRINALAMNTKGDLFLGGTNGKVSVFDPHTRRIKFQHDIGQIKEVEAMLYNPHQQQLYVSSNGLNIFKEGQSNKWDFYTKPNYKESPMTVMPDAGVAGSAPKNYAFFGKDHIVSASSVGIDVIRLAPRPNELPPLTPVFRANNRTYQVTPNKIPYVHYLPYFLRLRSGRARAVWGDTVNQRIWAGYHDGLYYYNAQGKANQLIDQQNNHGIYALSITQTPNGLVWIGTIEHGLYGIRDTTIVYHYDMGSGLVSNYCKVLRPDGNKLWVGTAQGIQLVDPAKSTFELFNQQDGLVTNEVRDLLIKGNQVWVATTKGLLVFNKTEMRKNTSFPPIYITGVSIWDKEVPLKEAYELAYDQNNLRVEFKGLAYRSRGRFLYKYRMIGLDSTWTTINSTNSFARYSSIPYGTYEFEVKAVNEDGVESEGIAVLQVTVHKHYTQTWWFILLVVLGALSVLSAFFLLRIQNLKRENHIKQALRNSQLSALKVQMNPHFIFNALNSIQEFILLNEKRLANAFLGKFADLMRLTLDMSNEKQVGLVEELKVLRLYLELEAIRFEDTFEYQIKVDDSIDPEEVSIPSMLIQPYVENAIKHGLLHKKDHRKLFISFTKSDEGDLLCCQVEDNGIGRKKSWELKAKRKTYHKSFAMSATQKRLELLNHGRKASIMVSIIDLENEAGQALGTSVHLKIPIDSTFN; translated from the coding sequence GTGCACACTCAATTATATGCCCAACACCCTCCTGCCTGGCAAATCACTGATGAAGATGGCTTGCCCAGTATGGAGGTGTATGGAGTATACCAAGATACCAAAGGGTACATTTGGTTTGCTACCGAGCTCGGGGTATGCCGCTACGATGGCAACTCATTCAAAACCTACCCAACTCCTACTGCCCGAAGCAAAGGAATGTCTAATTTGCGTGAAGACAAAAGAGGTAGGATTTGGTTTATGAATTTTTCAAATCAGGTTTTTTATATTGAAAAAGGCCAGGCAAAAGAACTCAAAATACCCAAGCACATCAAGATATATAGAGTACAAGAAGTACAGGTAAACATTAAAAATAGCAAAGTCTACATTCAAGACAGCCACCAAATACTTGAGTACAACCCAGCCAACCAACAATGGCAAACCTTTCAATTAGACCCAAAACTGTCTACAATCACAGGGCTTACTCAAGACAACTATGCCAACATGTGGTATCTTGAGGGAGGGCGAGTTTTGTGGAAACACCCTCATAACGGCAAACCAGTAAAGGTAAAAAGAATGCCCGCTTTTTTTGGAGAGAAAATGATGTTTTTGGGTGACTTATGGGGGATGGGCAAGCGTGGTGACGAAATAAGGAGAGTCAAGAATGGGAAGATTGAAGCGGCCTTCTCTCAACATCATTCACAGCTCAAAGACCTGGTAATTACCAGATTTAAACGCGATCGTGAAGGCAATTACTGGATTTTGGGTTTCAATGGTGGTTATTGTTTTACGGCAGACTTTAAGCCTTTTCGAGGAGGCTTACATTTGTTTGAAGGTACAGTGGTTTCGGACGTGCTACAAGACCGTGAAGGAAACTATTGGTTTACTACACTGCGTAGTGGGGTATACTTTATGCCATCAAAAGAGGTGTTGTATTACAATGAAGATAACTCTGCCTTGGAAGATAAGCGTATCAATGCGTTGGCTATGAACACCAAAGGAGACTTATTTTTGGGAGGAACCAATGGCAAGGTATCAGTGTTTGACCCACACACCCGACGCATCAAGTTTCAGCATGACATAGGGCAAATAAAAGAGGTAGAGGCTATGCTATACAACCCTCATCAACAACAGTTGTATGTAAGCAGTAATGGTCTTAATATATTTAAGGAAGGGCAATCCAACAAATGGGACTTTTATACCAAACCAAACTATAAAGAAAGTCCTATGACAGTTATGCCAGACGCAGGAGTGGCGGGCAGTGCCCCAAAAAATTACGCTTTTTTTGGCAAAGACCACATCGTTTCGGCTTCATCGGTAGGCATAGATGTAATAAGGCTGGCTCCACGCCCCAATGAGCTGCCTCCACTCACGCCAGTGTTTAGGGCTAACAACCGAACGTACCAAGTGACTCCCAACAAAATACCCTATGTGCATTATCTACCTTATTTTCTTCGTTTGCGTTCGGGCAGGGCAAGAGCGGTGTGGGGCGATACTGTCAATCAAAGAATATGGGCGGGATACCACGATGGGTTGTATTATTACAACGCTCAAGGGAAAGCCAACCAACTGATAGACCAACAAAACAACCACGGTATTTATGCTCTTAGCATTACTCAAACCCCTAACGGCTTGGTATGGATAGGCACCATAGAGCATGGCTTGTACGGTATCAGAGATACCACCATTGTGTATCATTACGACATGGGCAGTGGATTGGTGAGTAATTATTGTAAAGTATTGCGCCCTGACGGTAATAAGCTATGGGTGGGTACTGCACAGGGGATTCAATTGGTAGATCCTGCCAAGTCTACTTTTGAGTTGTTTAATCAGCAAGATGGTTTGGTCACCAACGAGGTAAGAGACTTACTCATTAAAGGCAATCAGGTGTGGGTGGCTACTACCAAGGGATTGTTGGTGTTTAATAAAACAGAAATGCGCAAGAATACCAGTTTTCCTCCCATTTATATTACAGGGGTTTCTATTTGGGACAAAGAGGTGCCGCTAAAAGAAGCCTATGAACTGGCCTACGACCAAAACAACTTAAGGGTAGAGTTCAAGGGGTTGGCTTATCGTAGCCGGGGAAGGTTTTTGTATAAGTATCGTATGATAGGTCTCGACAGTACTTGGACAACCATCAATAGTACCAACAGCTTTGCCCGTTATTCATCTATTCCGTATGGCACCTACGAGTTTGAAGTAAAAGCAGTAAACGAAGATGGCGTAGAAAGCGAAGGCATTGCTGTGTTGCAAGTTACTGTGCACAAGCACTATACTCAAACCTGGTGGTTTATTCTATTGGTAGTATTAGGCGCCCTATCTGTCCTGAGTGCATTCTTTTTATTGCGTATTCAAAACCTCAAGCGCGAAAATCACATCAAGCAAGCACTCCGAAACTCTCAATTATCGGCACTCAAGGTGCAAATGAACCCTCACTTTATTTTTAATGCTCTTAACTCTATCCAAGAATTTATTTTGCTCAATGAAAAGCGACTTGCCAATGCTTTTTTGGGTAAATTTGCCGACCTTATGCGACTTACACTAGATATGTCAAACGAAAAACAGGTAGGACTGGTAGAAGAACTAAAGGTACTTAGGCTATATTTAGAACTAGAAGCCATCAGGTTTGAAGATACGTTTGAGTATCAGATTAAAGTAGACGATAGCATTGACCCTGAGGAGGTTTCTATTCCATCAATGCTTATTCAGCCTTATGTAGAAAATGCCATCAAACACGGTTTGTTGCATAAAAAAGACCATAGAAAGTTGTTCATTAGTTTTACCAAAAGCGATGAAGGCGATTTGCTTTGTTGTCAGGTAGAAGACAATGGCATTGGGCGCAAAAAATCTTGGGAGCTTAAGGCAAAAAGAAAAACTTACCATAAGTCGTTTGCCATGAGTGCCACCCAAAAAAGACTGGAGCTGCTCAATCATGGGCGCAAAGCTTCTATTATGGTCAGTATTATTGATTTAGAAAATGAAGCAGGGCAAGCCTTGGGAACCAGTGTTCATTTAAAAATTCCTATTGACAGTACTTTTAATTAG
- a CDS encoding LytR/AlgR family response regulator transcription factor encodes MLKALIIDDEAKARRILQELLKEYCPQIEIVGEADDVPNAVKAIHKYQPNLVFLDIEMPGYTGFQLLDFFDTINFEIIFTTAYREYAIQAFQVSAIDYLLKPIQIELLIKAIEKVEGQLSEPQINERIDTLKSNLSQEYITRIALPVAEGLLFIEVDQIVYLNAEGAYTQIFLEGGKKVLVSKKIKSFEKVLDHPSFFRTHRSYLINLNRVKQYVRQDGGYIVMDNNDSVNLARERKEDFLKAYSTPR; translated from the coding sequence ATGTTGAAAGCACTTATCATTGACGACGAAGCTAAAGCCAGACGTATTTTACAGGAACTGCTCAAAGAGTATTGCCCACAAATAGAGATAGTAGGTGAGGCAGATGACGTACCCAATGCAGTAAAAGCAATACATAAATACCAACCCAACCTGGTTTTTTTAGATATAGAAATGCCTGGTTATACAGGGTTTCAACTGCTTGACTTTTTCGATACTATCAACTTTGAAATCATTTTTACTACTGCTTACCGGGAGTACGCCATTCAAGCTTTTCAAGTGTCGGCCATTGACTATTTGCTTAAGCCAATACAAATAGAGTTGTTGATAAAAGCCATAGAAAAAGTAGAAGGACAATTGAGTGAACCACAGATAAACGAGCGGATAGATACTCTCAAAAGCAATCTAAGTCAAGAGTACATCACCCGCATTGCCTTGCCGGTAGCCGAGGGGCTGCTATTTATAGAAGTCGACCAGATAGTGTATCTCAATGCAGAGGGAGCCTATACGCAGATTTTTCTTGAAGGAGGTAAAAAGGTGTTGGTATCTAAAAAAATTAAAAGTTTTGAAAAGGTACTCGATCACCCCAGTTTTTTCAGAACACACCGCTCTTATTTGATTAACCTAAACCGGGTAAAGCAATACGTAAGACAAGATGGTGGGTACATAGTCATGGACAATAACGACTCGGTAAACCTTGCCCGTGAGCGTAAAGAAGATTTTTTGAAGGCATACTCTACCCCCCGTTAG